In Numidum massiliense, a single genomic region encodes these proteins:
- a CDS encoding imm11 family protein: MNYYKVLKDRSDVRDIICYCDDAHGFEQYELLEGRLIDNWPSKMLFYYNPDEGHRITDCLLNDLGWFVVSSKFKNLLDKMGGHNIQ, from the coding sequence GTGAATTACTATAAAGTACTTAAGGATCGCAGCGACGTGCGTGATATCATCTGTTATTGCGACGATGCCCATGGTTTTGAACAGTACGAATTACTGGAGGGTAGATTGATTGATAACTGGCCAAGCAAAATGTTATTCTATTATAATCCAGATGAAGGTCATCGAATAACTGATTGTTTGCTGAATGACCTTGGTTGGTTCGTTGTTTCTTCTAAATTCAAGAATTTATTGGATAAAATGGGCGGTCATAATATCCAATAA
- a CDS encoding sensor histidine kinase, with translation MILQWMKRNLYPANHIGYLYIDLIVLVFLFYHVLKADSPFGLLGSLALLALFLLAFYVSLWNRDWRLPVAAICGCGLLAIFSSYTNEWLLLYGFIFSDLLGRARSKVHILVGLFGFAAMYLASFTYLKGAPFAFVETVHLPVLILQLLVPAVVYITERTKFLQRELATANETIEKYIQEEERHRIARDLHDTLGQTLTMIKLKSELATRLIERQPEQAKQEMDEVMRTARLALHQVRELVTAMKHVSLIDEIEYARELMRVAQITLIVEESTPAPRLSKVAETMLALSVREAFTNILKHSQAETCHVTTELTDGWYHVHIVDDGVGLSQQETEGNGLASMRERMRLLQGCVQLTASTHGGVAVTLSVPLSEGELSDSPNNRERMEDR, from the coding sequence ATGATACTGCAATGGATGAAACGTAACTTATACCCAGCCAACCACATCGGATATCTTTATATCGATCTAATCGTTCTCGTGTTTTTGTTTTATCACGTACTCAAAGCCGACAGCCCCTTCGGGCTGCTCGGCAGTCTTGCGTTATTAGCGCTGTTTTTGCTCGCGTTTTATGTCAGTTTGTGGAACCGGGATTGGCGGTTGCCCGTCGCTGCGATTTGTGGTTGCGGGCTGCTAGCCATTTTTAGTTCGTATACGAATGAGTGGCTCTTGTTGTACGGCTTTATTTTTTCCGATCTCCTTGGACGGGCGCGGTCGAAGGTGCACATTTTAGTTGGGCTATTCGGATTCGCCGCGATGTACTTGGCGTCTTTTACATACCTAAAAGGTGCCCCCTTCGCTTTTGTCGAGACGGTTCATTTGCCGGTCCTAATTTTACAGCTACTCGTCCCGGCAGTCGTATACATTACGGAACGCACGAAATTTTTACAGCGGGAACTGGCGACGGCTAACGAAACGATTGAAAAGTACATTCAAGAAGAAGAGCGGCACCGGATCGCGCGCGATTTACACGATACGCTCGGACAGACGTTAACGATGATCAAATTAAAAAGTGAATTGGCCACACGCTTGATCGAACGGCAGCCGGAGCAGGCGAAACAGGAAATGGACGAAGTGATGCGTACTGCCCGCTTGGCGTTACATCAAGTGCGCGAACTCGTCACTGCGATGAAGCACGTGTCGCTAATAGATGAAATCGAGTATGCACGGGAACTGATGCGCGTCGCACAGATTACTTTAATCGTCGAGGAGAGCACCCCCGCACCACGTCTGTCCAAAGTAGCAGAAACGATGCTCGCCTTGTCGGTACGCGAGGCGTTTACGAATATCTTGAAGCATAGCCAAGCGGAAACGTGTCACGTGACGACGGAATTGACGGACGGCTGGTACCACGTACACATTGTGGACGACGGCGTCGGTTTGTCGCAGCAAGAGACGGAAGGAAACGGTCTCGCGTCTATGCGGGAGCGCATGCGTCTGTTACAAGGATGCGTTCAGTTGACCGCTTCCACTCACGGCGGTGTCGCAGTGACGTTGAGCGTGCCGCTGAGCGAAGGTGAGTTGAGTGATTCGCCGAACAATCGAGAAAGGATGGAGGATCGATGA
- a CDS encoding YwqH-like family protein: protein MLDPSVDSLNASVKLKEEQLARLKTCHAKLKMTQQEFIRYKNWCTHPSLSSYTWQGSLAEQFDQMRESNIVRSYEDIADRQLKNVMQMVLNRTTQLEEEIVSLKESILSLEAQSRSK, encoded by the coding sequence TTGCTCGATCCGTCTGTCGACTCGTTAAACGCTTCAGTGAAATTAAAAGAAGAACAACTCGCGCGACTAAAAACGTGTCACGCCAAATTGAAGATGACCCAGCAGGAGTTCATCAGATACAAAAATTGGTGCACACATCCATCCCTCTCATCTTATACGTGGCAAGGAAGTTTAGCTGAACAGTTCGATCAGATGCGAGAAAGCAACATCGTCAGAAGTTATGAAGACATTGCGGACAGACAGTTGAAAAATGTGATGCAAATGGTGCTCAATCGCACGACCCAACTCGAGGAAGAAATCGTCTCGCTCAAAGAGTCCATTCTCTCGTTAGAAGCGCAGTCCCGTTCAAAATAA
- a CDS encoding YwqI/YxiC family protein produces MSSEIRIVFQEVEQALSELNASSQSLDPSFPLNSREKNVLDTVKKLKECQQLLQQSMLAYKQLLLKNEQATRTAIQTMREADRDILQKTGAREVF; encoded by the coding sequence ATGAGTAGTGAAATTAGGATCGTCTTTCAAGAGGTGGAACAAGCTTTATCCGAATTAAATGCGTCTTCACAGTCGCTTGACCCTTCGTTCCCCCTCAACAGTCGTGAGAAAAACGTCCTCGATACAGTGAAGAAACTGAAGGAATGCCAGCAGCTTCTGCAACAATCGATGCTCGCCTACAAACAGTTGCTGTTGAAAAACGAACAAGCGACGCGAACGGCTATACAGACGATGCGTGAAGCAGATCGCGACATCCTGCAGAAAACGGGCGCACGGGAGGTTTTCTAA
- a CDS encoding HD domain-containing protein, with protein MVDEPQKPQKLQKLQKQYDVLLKARDYVKSELSGDHSGHDWWHIDRVTNLAKEIARAEQADAYVCELAALLHDIADEKLNESHESGMRKVRDWLDGHRVEQATAAHVLEIIATMSYSGGHNPPMRTLEGRVVQDADRLDALGAVGIARTFAYAGWKGQLIHDPARRPREQLTKQEYRQQQTTAINHFYEKLLKLEGLMNTDTAKRLARDRHQFMETFLEQFYREWGGGHDECR; from the coding sequence TTGGTAGACGAGCCACAGAAGCCACAGAAGCTACAGAAGCTTCAGAAGCAATATGACGTGCTACTCAAAGCGCGAGATTACGTCAAAAGCGAGTTGTCGGGAGATCATAGCGGTCACGATTGGTGGCACATTGACCGTGTGACCAACTTGGCGAAGGAGATTGCCCGTGCGGAGCAGGCGGACGCATACGTATGCGAATTAGCTGCCTTACTACACGACATTGCCGACGAGAAATTAAATGAGTCTCACGAAAGTGGGATGCGGAAAGTTCGCGACTGGCTGGACGGCCACCGGGTCGAGCAGGCGACGGCAGCGCACGTCTTAGAAATCATCGCGACGATGTCGTACAGCGGTGGGCACAACCCGCCGATGCGCACGCTAGAAGGACGAGTCGTGCAAGACGCGGATCGCTTAGACGCGCTAGGGGCGGTCGGTATCGCGCGCACCTTCGCATACGCTGGCTGGAAGGGGCAGCTCATCCACGATCCTGCGCGACGTCCGCGCGAACAACTGACGAAGCAAGAGTACCGTCAGCAGCAGACGACGGCCATTAATCATTTTTACGAGAAATTGTTAAAACTAGAAGGATTGATGAACACAGACACGGCTAAAAGACTAGCGCGCGACAGGCATCAGTTTATGGAGACGTTTTTAGAGCAATTTTATCGCGAATGGGGAGGCGGACACGATGAGTGTCGTTGA
- a CDS encoding GNAT family N-acetyltransferase, translated as MLFESSRVKLRKMTKEDTELYHKWRNDIEVMHSTNPSLDVYPMEATKEFVDHVILGSHTAKSYIMLEKGNEIPIGIVSLINIDYKNRNAECIIDIGEKEYWGKGYGSEGLKLLLDYAFYEMNLHRVSLKVFSFNDRAIRLYTKIGFQKEGSNRQSLFRDGEWHDIIHMGLLQKEYFEKQVKNV; from the coding sequence ATGTTGTTTGAATCATCAAGGGTGAAACTAAGAAAGATGACAAAGGAAGACACAGAACTTTATCATAAGTGGAGAAATGATATTGAAGTTATGCATTCCACCAACCCATCTTTAGATGTTTATCCGATGGAAGCAACTAAAGAATTTGTAGATCATGTTATTTTGGGATCTCATACAGCCAAAAGCTATATCATGTTAGAAAAAGGAAATGAGATACCAATTGGCATTGTATCATTAATTAACATTGATTATAAAAATAGAAATGCTGAATGTATTATCGATATTGGGGAAAAGGAATATTGGGGAAAAGGATATGGTTCAGAGGGATTGAAATTACTGCTGGATTACGCTTTTTACGAAATGAATCTTCATCGAGTTTCCCTTAAAGTATTTTCATTTAATGATAGGGCTATTCGTTTGTACACTAAGATTGGTTTTCAAAAGGAAGGAAGCAATAGACAAAGTCTATTTAGAGATGGTGAATGGCATGACATCATTCATATGGGTCTTCTGCAAAAAGAATACTTTGAGAAACAAGTAAAGAATGTATAA
- a CDS encoding DUF418 domain-containing protein — translation MTTGRARIRLLDILRGFAILGTLGTNIWLFANLTDIAYMFTVDHAAWWVSFDDFLRLAVLFLVNGKLLGLLTIMFGVGLELKYQQALRKGKTWPGVYVWTSVILLLEGLLHFTLVMEFDILMSYAVTAIIVSFVVKRGDRAINRTMKVVGCFHLIVILLIFFASVWLEASGANVSFGKMDEVTVLYKEGTWLEQVAYRLNNFLLLRSEVIFVIPMNIFLFLTGVRLMRAGAFLPNETGRSIRQKMLRVGMLLGVPLNVLIFVPGGVLDLPLRYLFAPILAIGYMALIAKMVERSENFWLWSRLEGIGKMALSCYVLQNTLSAFIFYGWGLGLGGKLDSLSTIAAWVLISLVQISFSALWLHAFKLGPMEAVRKYLARVTVGEN, via the coding sequence ATGACGACAGGGCGTGCGAGAATTCGCTTGCTCGACATTTTGCGCGGGTTTGCTATTTTGGGGACGTTAGGGACGAACATTTGGCTGTTTGCCAACTTGACCGATATTGCGTACATGTTTACCGTCGATCATGCGGCGTGGTGGGTGTCGTTCGACGATTTTTTAAGATTGGCCGTTTTGTTCTTGGTGAATGGTAAGCTGTTGGGGTTGTTGACGATTATGTTTGGCGTCGGCTTAGAATTGAAGTACCAACAAGCGTTACGTAAAGGTAAGACGTGGCCAGGCGTTTACGTATGGACATCGGTTATATTGTTACTAGAAGGTTTGCTTCATTTCACACTCGTGATGGAATTTGACATTTTAATGAGTTACGCTGTCACGGCAATCATCGTGTCGTTCGTCGTGAAGCGGGGTGATCGAGCGATTAACCGCACGATGAAAGTTGTTGGCTGCTTTCACCTGATTGTTATTTTGCTCATTTTTTTCGCGAGTGTATGGTTAGAAGCTTCTGGCGCGAACGTTTCGTTTGGAAAAATGGACGAGGTCACTGTGCTTTATAAAGAGGGGACGTGGCTCGAACAAGTCGCCTACCGATTGAACAATTTTTTGCTCTTGAGAAGCGAAGTTATTTTCGTGATTCCAATGAATATCTTTTTGTTTCTCACCGGGGTGCGACTGATGCGCGCAGGGGCGTTTTTACCGAATGAAACGGGGAGGAGCATTCGGCAAAAAATGTTGCGGGTCGGCATGCTGCTAGGCGTCCCGTTAAACGTACTCATTTTTGTCCCGGGAGGCGTGTTAGATCTTCCGCTGCGCTACTTATTCGCCCCGATACTTGCGATCGGTTATATGGCGCTCATCGCTAAAATGGTCGAGCGAAGCGAAAACTTTTGGCTCTGGTCGCGTCTGGAGGGCATCGGAAAAATGGCGCTCAGCTGCTATGTGTTGCAAAATACGTTGTCAGCGTTCATTTTTTACGGTTGGGGCTTAGGTTTGGGTGGTAAGCTCGATTCTCTTTCCACGATTGCGGCGTGGGTGCTCATTAGTCTCGTGCAAATAAGTTTTTCTGCTTTGTGGTTACACGCGTTTAAACTTGGACCAATGGAAGCGGTGCGCAAATATTTGGCGCGAGTCACTGTCGGGGAAAACTGA
- a CDS encoding DUF3995 domain-containing protein, whose protein sequence is MEKNYWMITLGMVWTVVFAAMSFYWAMGGLIGARSLGGSIYEMAMNPSRSFLVILWLTGFIKMLGFLLLFLLSIRWRKPLITDVLFYVTKIVGMLLFFYGFFNFITILLSQFHILDFDLELYAVLWRLFFWEPFWMVGGIFYFFSVKRKQTSVKL, encoded by the coding sequence TTGGAGAAAAATTATTGGATGATCACATTAGGGATGGTTTGGACGGTTGTTTTTGCAGCGATGAGCTTTTATTGGGCGATGGGTGGCCTTATTGGTGCAAGATCGCTTGGTGGATCCATTTATGAAATGGCCATGAATCCTTCTCGCTCCTTTTTGGTTATTTTATGGCTTACAGGTTTCATTAAAATGCTAGGTTTTCTATTATTGTTTTTACTATCTATTCGATGGAGGAAGCCACTTATAACAGATGTTCTCTTTTATGTGACTAAAATAGTGGGGATGCTTCTGTTCTTTTACGGATTTTTTAATTTTATCACGATTTTATTAAGCCAATTTCATATATTAGATTTTGACTTGGAATTATATGCAGTGTTGTGGAGGCTGTTTTTTTGGGAACCATTTTGGATGGTTGGTGGTATCTTTTACTTTTTTTCCGTTAAAAGAAAACAGACGTCAGTCAAACTATAG
- a CDS encoding LXG domain-containing protein yields MKLLQRDVENMISLDDSFNGRAGQAIRSFYLECHMPFLLLSQTCIEAFSETLKQINQALNALEPAPNGVIREDFLEQELKHGLQRVADTTCDLTREANVAMHQVQDIVSLPLLNDTAFMSYVHVAKTFSADTVEKLYAFDAEQTKSLDSVQQSLSLMIQYVQEIDALFQSGDLSIADYRVKQLSDSEPYNNVLDDIESKLNKHFMTVNSTMPADAFINDPDKQKAWQYFNQIRGKTLTREEFMTLKSQLVEVVEVIDEQPDLKPGEDPDLNYIGGKYYVFKNGLIVWWNRSKRTYEVVDDIPEKRVGGAIPKDSIFEDTPLEFLDYVSPGSVVKKVVVKSVQGIIKKNVRNVTKNSKKPNISKHHDKVAHNEYFKRKNERRELYNSIKSDRKTAIETSKTIKPNKPIETTIKGRKVKLRVDIEPDGNKMQIQTGGGSNSFIDERIKPNKPIEPQIPKYIKRSLTKGQYEELVKRLKQGAKYLKGE; encoded by the coding sequence TTGAAACTATTACAACGCGATGTCGAGAACATGATCTCACTGGACGATTCCTTTAACGGCCGAGCTGGACAAGCGATCCGTTCGTTCTACCTCGAATGCCACATGCCCTTCTTGTTGCTCAGCCAAACGTGTATCGAGGCGTTCAGCGAGACGTTAAAGCAAATAAATCAAGCGCTTAACGCATTGGAACCAGCTCCAAATGGCGTCATTCGGGAAGACTTTTTGGAGCAGGAGCTCAAGCATGGACTACAGAGAGTAGCTGATACGACGTGTGACCTGACGCGGGAAGCAAATGTCGCGATGCACCAAGTACAGGACATTGTTTCTCTTCCCCTGCTAAACGATACCGCCTTTATGAGTTATGTTCATGTGGCAAAAACGTTTAGCGCTGACACGGTAGAGAAACTATACGCTTTTGACGCCGAACAGACAAAGTCACTCGATTCGGTACAACAAAGCCTGTCGTTAATGATACAATATGTGCAAGAAATTGATGCCTTGTTTCAGAGTGGGGATCTGTCAATTGCGGACTACCGTGTGAAGCAACTGTCTGACAGCGAACCGTATAATAACGTGCTCGACGACATTGAAAGTAAGCTCAACAAGCATTTTATGACCGTCAACTCGACGATGCCCGCGGATGCGTTTATTAACGATCCGGACAAGCAAAAAGCGTGGCAGTATTTTAATCAGATTCGCGGTAAGACCCTAACACGAGAAGAATTTATGACGTTAAAAAGCCAGCTTGTCGAGGTTGTTGAGGTCATTGATGAACAACCAGACCTAAAGCCTGGAGAAGATCCAGACCTGAACTATATCGGGGGGAAATACTACGTATTCAAAAATGGCCTTATTGTTTGGTGGAACCGTTCCAAACGTACATACGAAGTAGTGGATGATATCCCTGAAAAAAGGGTCGGTGGGGCAATCCCGAAAGACTCTATTTTTGAGGATACCCCTTTGGAGTTTTTGGATTATGTATCTCCGGGGAGTGTTGTAAAAAAGGTTGTAGTAAAGTCTGTTCAGGGAATCATAAAGAAAAATGTAAGAAATGTAACGAAAAACAGCAAGAAACCTAATATCTCCAAGCACCACGATAAAGTCGCCCACAACGAATACTTTAAGCGAAAAAACGAACGGAGGGAATTATATAATTCGATCAAAAGTGATCGGAAGACTGCAATCGAGACAAGCAAAACTATTAAACCTAATAAACCGATAGAAACGACGATTAAAGGACGTAAGGTAAAGCTCCGAGTAGATATCGAGCCGGATGGAAATAAAATGCAAATACAAACGGGAGGGGGTAGTAATTCGTTTATCGATGAACGAATAAAGCCAAATAAACCAATAGAACCCCAGATTCCCAAATATATAAAGAGAAGTTTAACGAAGGGACAATATGAAGAGTTGGTTAAAAGGTTGAAGCAAGGGGCTAAATATTTAAAGGGGGAATAA